The window AACCACTGCACGATGCTCAACCACTGCACGATGCTCAACCACTGCACGATGCTCAACCACTGCACGATGCTCAACCACTGCACGATGCTCAACCACAACACGATGCGCAACCACAACAAAACGTTGAGCCGAAGCCCTAGAGTTGATACGCCTTATTGAACGTGTTGATTTTCCAGCATTCCAAGGTTCATGCGCTGTTGAATCGAATAAGCAATACGGTCGGCAACCGGTCCATACTCTTTGATCAGAATGTTCGGGCAGATTCCCAGTATCAGAATCATTGCGCACATTGACCACGCCAGAGCTTGTTCCAGACGTGTAGCATCGCTGAGATGACCAGCCCACTTCGGCTGTTCCGGACCATAGAAGAGTCTCTTCAATAGCCAGAGCATATAGCCGGCAGTGAGGATTACACCAGTTGCTGCAAGCCAGATCCACAGCCTTGTAACTTCTGCTTCGGGACTTGCTTGCGCAATCCACGAAGTGTAAGAACCGTAGAACACAGCTACTTCGCCAACGAATCCTGACAAGCCTGGCAAGCCAAGGTTAGCCATCGCGCAGAACATCCAGAAGTAGAACACCATCGGCATCTGCTTGGCCAGACCGCCACCAATTTCTGGAAGCAGTCGAGTGTGTGTTCGTTCGTAAACGACACCGACGAGGAAGAAGAGTGCAGCCGAGACGATACCGTGGCTGAGCATCTGGAAGATCGCTCCATTGATACCGGCGGCAGAGAGGCAGCCGATGCCGAGCAGGCAGAAGCCCATATGGCTGACGCTAGAGAAAGCGATGATGCGCTTCATATCCTGCTGTACGAGACATGCCATTGCGCCCCAGACGATGTTGAACGCGCCGAGTGCCATGACCATCCAGCCATATTTGATCAGTACGAGCGGGAAGAATCCCATGCAGATGCGGATCAGACCGTATCCGCCCATCTTGAGAAGCAGTCCAGCCAGAATCATTGATATCGGAGTTGGTGCTTCGACGTGCGCATCAGGCAACCATGTGTGGAATGGGAAAGATGGCAGCTTGATGATGAATGCCAGGAAGAATCCGAGGAACGCGATTACTTGCACGTGCGGTGCCAAAGTCGGAGCCAGACGAGTCAACTCGATGATGTTGAACGTGGCGCTTCCTGGACCTTCTGCAGCTAGCTGGAAGTAGAGATACAACAGCGCAGCCAGCATGAGAACGCCACCAAAGAAGGTGTACAAGAGAAACTTCATGGCTGCGTAACTGCGTCTTGGACCGCCCCAGATGGCGATCAAGAAGTACATGGGCACCAGTTCGAATTCGTAGAAGATGAAGAATTGCAGCAGGTTGAGTGAACAGAAAACTCCCATCAGCGAGAAGGCGAGCAGCATCAGGAAGCTGTAGTACAACTTCGAGCGTGTCTCGCCGAGCTTGGCGCTCGCGTAGACGGAGAGCAGGGTCACAACAGCGGTCAATACACACAGACAGAGGCTCATGCCGTCCACACCGACGTAGTACTCAAGTGGGAACGGTGTTGAAATCCAGTGCGCTTTCGACTCGAATTGCAGCGCTACCTGGTTCGGATTGAACTGGAAAGCCATCATGCCGGCAGCGATACACATCACTATCGACGTGATTCGCGCCACTGTTTTGGCAGCTGTTTCGCTCGACAACATGATGATGAATGCGCCTGCTAGCGGCAGGAAGAGCAAGATGTTTAGTAAGTTTGGTGCTTGTGTCATGATCCTGGCAACGTCAGTGCTAACCGGCATCAAGTATATCGGGGCCGGCGCAGCCTCTCTACACTAAATAGTTTGATGAAGTTTGAAAGCCGACAGCTCCAACTCAGCTTTGGCCGCTAATTTAGGCGCTGGCGCACGTCTTTTCTGTTGATAACCATATTGAAGAATTATTGAATCGAAGAATCTTTTCACACCGGTGCAACCTTCCTTTATCTAGCGTCTTCGCGCATGTATATTGTGTAACGTTTAAGTAGTGTGAGTCGACTTACCACTTTGAATTTGGAGTACCAGGTTTGTTTTCGCAAGAAGTTCTGCGGTCTTTCCTTAGTAACGCCGGTTGGATTGTCCTGGCGCCGTTCCTCGTCGGGCTGACAATCATCCTCTTCGCGAGGCGCTCAAAGCCGTTGTCAATGTGCCTTTCGCTGGGTGCAGTCATATACGGTTTCGCGCATTCGCTGCTCATTTTTTATGCGTTAAACCAACCAGGTGTTACGGGTGGTGTCGTCCTTGACATGCCGTATTTCGTTTCTGCATCGCTCAATCTCCATGTTGGTGTTCTGGTTGACAACCTCGCGGCGATGATGCTGATTGTCGTGACATGCGTGAGCTTGCTGGTGCAGATATATACGCATGGATATATGCGTGAAGATCCTGGCTACTCTCGCTTCTATTCCTATCTATCTTTGTTCACCGGTTCGATGCTCGGGTTGGTAATTTCTACCAATCTCTTCCAGATGTTCTTCTTCTGGGAGCTTGTAGGTGTTTGCAGTTACTTGCTGATCGGTTTCTGGTGGTACAAGGATTCGGCAGCCGCTGCCTGCGTCAAGGCTTTTGTCATTAATCGCGTTGGCGATTTCGGATTCCTTCTTGGAATTTTGATGTTGCTTGCCATTACTTCCGGTTATCAGCAAGGTCAACCAACCAACCTATGGGGTTCGACACCACTACTCTCTTTCTACGGCGCCGGCGGTGGTCCTGACCTGGCTGCGGTGATCAGACGTGCATACGACATCGGTGCCGTTACCTACTGGGGCGTCAACGGTCTGTTTGT is drawn from Candidatus Melainabacteria bacterium and contains these coding sequences:
- a CDS encoding NuoM family protein produces the protein MPVSTDVARIMTQAPNLLNILLFLPLAGAFIIMLSSETAAKTVARITSIVMCIAAGMMAFQFNPNQVALQFESKAHWISTPFPLEYYVGVDGMSLCLCVLTAVVTLLSVYASAKLGETRSKLYYSFLMLLAFSLMGVFCSLNLLQFFIFYEFELVPMYFLIAIWGGPRRSYAAMKFLLYTFFGGVLMLAALLYLYFQLAAEGPGSATFNIIELTRLAPTLAPHVQVIAFLGFFLAFIIKLPSFPFHTWLPDAHVEAPTPISMILAGLLLKMGGYGLIRICMGFFPLVLIKYGWMVMALGAFNIVWGAMACLVQQDMKRIIAFSSVSHMGFCLLGIGCLSAAGINGAIFQMLSHGIVSAALFFLVGVVYERTHTRLLPEIGGGLAKQMPMVFYFWMFCAMANLGLPGLSGFVGEVAVFYGSYTSWIAQASPEAEVTRLWIWLAATGVILTAGYMLWLLKRLFYGPEQPKWAGHLSDATRLEQALAWSMCAMILILGICPNILIKEYGPVADRIAYSIQQRMNLGMLENQHVQ